From the Deinococcus radiophilus genome, one window contains:
- the nusA gene encoding transcription termination factor NusA — protein MSQDINFADALREVAQQRNINELQLIEAFEESLALAYKRNIEQDKRVEVHLDPQSGDLEVLIVKEVVEKVEDENMQISLAEALELDPGVEVGMEMEFPVEREQFSRIALQAAKQTLTQKMRETERNVVYNEYKDREGQVLTAQVVRSDNKGNWFVELGAGEAIMPPREQIPGEKLTPGNRVKIYLKEVRKTPKGPTILASRADERLLDYLLRQEIPEVQNGVVEIKAVSREAGQRSKVAVFSNNSNVDPIGACIGHRGSRIQAVTGELGRERVDVILWDEDQREFIRNALSPAKVGPIDLDEETGTATVTVTPDQLSLAIGKGGQNVRLAAKLTGQKIDLRETAAVSDLDEAMKQALSEEGSKGSSKAASAFDALFSDTEADAGTRAEVSQSGESSDAAEQG, from the coding sequence ATGTCTCAAGACATCAATTTTGCTGACGCGCTACGTGAAGTCGCGCAGCAGCGCAACATCAATGAACTGCAGCTGATCGAGGCCTTCGAAGAGTCCCTCGCGCTGGCCTACAAACGCAACATCGAGCAGGACAAGCGGGTCGAGGTGCATCTGGACCCACAGTCCGGCGATCTGGAAGTCTTGATCGTCAAAGAGGTCGTGGAAAAAGTCGAAGACGAGAACATGCAGATCTCGCTGGCCGAGGCGCTGGAGTTGGACCCCGGCGTGGAAGTCGGCATGGAGATGGAATTCCCGGTGGAGCGGGAGCAGTTCTCGCGGATCGCCTTGCAGGCCGCCAAACAGACCCTGACCCAGAAGATGCGCGAAACCGAGCGCAACGTGGTCTACAACGAGTACAAGGACCGCGAGGGCCAGGTGCTGACTGCCCAGGTGGTCCGCAGTGACAACAAGGGCAACTGGTTCGTGGAACTGGGCGCGGGTGAGGCGATCATGCCGCCCCGCGAGCAGATTCCCGGCGAGAAGCTGACCCCCGGCAACCGCGTCAAGATCTACCTCAAGGAAGTCCGCAAGACGCCCAAAGGCCCCACCATCCTGGCGAGCCGCGCCGACGAGCGCCTGCTGGATTATCTCCTCAGGCAGGAAATCCCCGAAGTGCAAAACGGCGTGGTGGAAATCAAGGCGGTCAGCCGCGAGGCGGGGCAGCGCTCCAAGGTAGCCGTGTTTTCCAACAATTCCAACGTGGATCCTATCGGCGCCTGCATTGGGCACCGGGGCAGCCGCATCCAGGCCGTGACCGGCGAACTGGGCCGCGAGCGGGTGGATGTCATCCTGTGGGACGAGGACCAGCGCGAATTTATCCGCAATGCCCTGAGCCCTGCCAAGGTCGGCCCGATTGATCTGGATGAAGAAACCGGAACCGCTACCGTGACTGTCACGCCTGATCAGTTAAGCCTGGCCATCGGGAAGGGTGGACAGAACGTGCGCCTGGCTGCCAAGCTGACTGGGCAGAAGATTGACCTGCGCGAAACCGCTGCGGTCAGCGATCTGGACGAGGCCATGAAGCAGGCCCTCTCGGAAGAAGGCAGCAAGGGCAGCAGCAAGGCTGCTTCGGCCTTTGACGCACTTTTCAGCGACACTGAGGCAGACGCAGGCACGCGGGCGGAAGTTTCCCAGTCCGGGGAGAGCAGCGACGCTGCCGAGCAAGGCTGA
- a CDS encoding YlxR family protein gives MPSPQRTCVACRRVRPQAELLRLSAVAQGWAVTLPGERRLVGRGRYLCADTPGCWAEKRLRRAFGKQAASLSEALLARPQPEQSHEPDMTNPLICQ, from the coding sequence GTGCCCAGCCCGCAGCGGACCTGTGTGGCGTGTAGGCGGGTCCGGCCCCAGGCGGAATTGCTGCGCCTGTCTGCGGTGGCACAGGGCTGGGCGGTGACCCTTCCCGGTGAGCGCCGCCTGGTCGGACGTGGGCGCTACCTGTGCGCCGATACGCCGGGTTGCTGGGCCGAGAAACGCCTGCGGCGGGCTTTCGGAAAACAGGCGGCATCTCTAAGTGAAGCCTTGCTTGCGAGGCCACAGCCAGAGCAATCCCACGAACCAGACATGACCAATCCACTGATATGCCAGTGA
- the infB gene encoding translation initiation factor IF-2, producing the protein MSKIRIYTIAKELGIENAEMLSILDDLGIEYKSVSSTIEEDTVELIKGIVAEGRGSAPAVAQTDQPQPEKQEEVNTDTVQNDQAKTEKSRVDQTPAQADSGLSAEELAELAELEAEEAAEQAAAAARAELPHRAPVVTIMGHVDHGKTSLLDYIRSSKVAAKEAGGITQHVGAFEAKTSKGRVVFIDTPGHEAFTSIRARGANVADIAVIVIAADDSLMPQTREAIAHAQAAKVPMLVAINKVDLAQADPERVKADLTTINLVPEDYGGDVITVPVSARTGEGVEDLLEYISLTAELEDLRADPKGEFGGVIIESRVDKQAGVLATVMVQEGTLKVGDFLVVGENYGKVKAMTDSAGGRIKEAGPSTPVQILGFSESPSSGELVSRTENEHAARELIAGREEKRREEEEARKKPKLSLDDILGPLSEVQTVNLILRADTQGSLEAIQGILAKKETDDVKLNVLLAGIGAPTEGDVLLASTADATILCFSVVPSGAVKKAAENKEIDLKSYRIIYEMIDEVDRLIKGNLEPVYEEQYLGRAEVRMVIRHPKTGNIAGSYITDGMFKRGAKAMVTRGKEVVYEGNVVGLKRFKDDVREVRQGLECGINLDWDEVQEGDIIEASEMVEVEQ; encoded by the coding sequence ATGTCCAAAATTCGTATTTACACTATTGCCAAAGAGCTTGGCATTGAGAATGCCGAAATGCTGAGCATTCTTGATGACCTGGGGATCGAGTACAAGAGCGTGAGCAGTACCATTGAAGAAGACACCGTAGAGTTGATCAAGGGTATTGTGGCAGAGGGCCGGGGTAGCGCCCCAGCAGTTGCGCAGACCGACCAGCCCCAGCCAGAAAAGCAGGAGGAGGTGAACACCGATACCGTGCAGAACGACCAAGCCAAGACTGAGAAGTCACGGGTTGATCAAACCCCAGCTCAGGCAGACAGTGGACTGAGCGCCGAGGAGCTGGCTGAACTGGCCGAGCTGGAAGCCGAGGAAGCTGCCGAGCAGGCTGCTGCCGCTGCCCGTGCAGAGTTACCTCACCGCGCTCCGGTCGTCACCATCATGGGCCACGTGGACCACGGCAAAACCTCGCTGCTGGACTATATCCGCAGCAGCAAGGTGGCCGCCAAAGAAGCTGGGGGCATCACCCAGCACGTCGGGGCTTTCGAGGCCAAGACCAGTAAGGGCCGGGTCGTCTTTATCGATACGCCTGGTCACGAAGCGTTTACCAGCATCCGCGCCCGTGGGGCCAATGTGGCCGATATTGCCGTCATCGTGATTGCAGCAGACGACTCACTGATGCCGCAGACCCGTGAAGCCATTGCCCACGCTCAGGCGGCCAAAGTGCCGATGCTGGTGGCGATCAACAAAGTGGATCTGGCACAGGCCGATCCTGAGCGGGTCAAGGCCGATCTGACCACCATCAACCTGGTGCCGGAAGACTACGGCGGTGACGTGATTACTGTGCCTGTGAGTGCCCGCACCGGTGAAGGGGTCGAGGACCTGCTGGAATACATCTCGCTGACGGCCGAGCTGGAAGACCTGCGTGCCGATCCCAAAGGTGAATTCGGCGGCGTGATTATCGAAAGCCGGGTGGACAAGCAAGCGGGGGTACTGGCCACCGTGATGGTTCAAGAAGGCACGCTGAAAGTAGGCGACTTCTTGGTGGTGGGCGAAAACTACGGCAAGGTGAAAGCCATGACTGACTCGGCCGGTGGCCGTATCAAGGAAGCGGGTCCCAGCACTCCGGTGCAGATCCTGGGATTTAGCGAAAGTCCCAGCTCCGGTGAACTGGTCAGCCGCACCGAGAATGAGCACGCCGCCCGTGAGCTGATTGCTGGCCGCGAGGAGAAACGCCGCGAGGAGGAGGAAGCTCGCAAAAAGCCCAAGCTGAGCCTGGACGATATTCTCGGCCCGCTGAGCGAGGTACAGACCGTCAACCTGATTCTGCGTGCCGACACTCAGGGCAGCCTGGAAGCGATTCAGGGCATCTTGGCCAAGAAGGAAACTGACGACGTCAAGCTGAACGTGCTGCTGGCCGGTATCGGCGCGCCCACCGAGGGGGACGTGCTGCTGGCCTCTACCGCGGACGCCACCATTTTGTGCTTCAGCGTGGTGCCCAGCGGGGCCGTGAAGAAAGCTGCTGAGAACAAGGAAATTGACCTCAAGAGCTACCGGATCATCTACGAGATGATCGACGAGGTAGACCGCCTGATCAAGGGTAACCTGGAGCCGGTGTACGAGGAGCAGTACCTGGGCCGCGCCGAGGTGCGTATGGTCATCCGTCACCCCAAGACTGGCAATATTGCCGGATCGTACATCACCGACGGCATGTTCAAACGCGGCGCCAAGGCCATGGTGACCCGTGGCAAGGAAGTCGTGTACGAGGGCAATGTGGTGGGCCTGAAGCGCTTTAAGGACGATGTCCGTGAAGTGCGTCAGGGCCTGGAGTGTGGAATCAACCTGGACTGGGACGAGGTTCAGGAAGGCGACATCATCGAAGCCAGCGAGATGGTCGAAGTCGAGCAGTAA
- a CDS encoding transposase — protein sequence MGKQRKTWSPELKEQIVLAVLSGEHTIAEAAREYEVSESLIHTWRAQFLEAGRARLQGARPDAAQKKLKKEVQQLKAIIADKELSLYIAKKIRGL from the coding sequence ATGGGAAAACAGCGCAAAACTTGGTCACCTGAACTCAAGGAACAGATTGTTCTGGCTGTCCTGAGCGGGGAACACACCATCGCAGAAGCCGCTCGTGAGTACGAGGTCAGCGAGAGTTTGATTCATACCTGGCGGGCCCAGTTTCTAGAGGCGGGCCGTGCCCGCCTCCAGGGAGCCAGGCCGGATGCGGCTCAAAAGAAGCTGAAGAAGGAAGTCCAGCAGCTTAAAGCCATCATTGCCGACAAAGAATTGTCGCTCTATATCGCAAAAAAAATCCGGGGTCTCTGA